A region from the Sebastes umbrosus isolate fSebUmb1 chromosome 18, fSebUmb1.pri, whole genome shotgun sequence genome encodes:
- the LOC119476829 gene encoding bromo adjacent homology domain-containing 1 protein-like, whose product MTHARQKGSLRQSDGNAEWWDSCPPWPHGGAMGDAWPERSLRFGRTKKISEIIKQRKVMAKRVNDKRGRTEKSDQNRKLDRRRDKKRDRKLYPLRGRAVGSDSEGLSCRVLLTRLEESIREQDARRHLSLKPKKGKSGERKEAKSLPKTKSKSSSPSRGECIHVPQPRKRRLASLNAEAVNSLLLERPSDPQAAAKQARRQEEPTNGGISLDANPTRSGVPGGLKARRGNISKASTSRKLELCQSSKRVKKAKAKRAESGGMSQESLDAPAPRRLAGLNAAALLKLTSSSATSKQRVKAAPTATITSDCKAPAAVSTPKQLSRVKHKGRSQKQKGKKVPPMHSGCTACKEKADFEPKVEWETGSCTHRLTKPGYQSRSMLAYPLKQVKEEQLETELSPYYCCPPEGSVEYCHRLAFFLGQQPYAESDDQPLNSAMPPVKRECLVTSPSLTHSHPHTALTLSPHPCLCTADHCFSSYYVHIAHPTHTGTTSANLASRPLNFAPSGLCPNRMSGSKLLGPRVSHGSGLAHPAYCNSVASPCYGDACGIGGYTYRAMPPVASRGCSFSTGCTGCTHSIKTEGYSSPQGDHSPSLLVPPSLPISSCPLSSVPTSTQTQPHLLTPLSGRDQPQARLKLATECPQSIEPSNGSLSMGRTRLPQKQPSPLPSLSSTKQKRVSRRRATNGWRPVGMPTERDVFIAGEDETALRQCYEGVERDGEVIHVRDTVLLRSGPRKKSLPYVAKISSLWEDPKTGELMMSLFWYYRPEHTQGGRDPSTHCENEIFASRHQDENSVACIEDRCYVLPLAQYCRFCALVKRRAEGSPPGNASMVPCRPDFAPPSHRCVPTDVDPELVYLCRHVYDFRFGRILKNLQ is encoded by the exons ATGACTCACGCCAGGCAGAAGGGTTCGCTCAGGCAGAGCGACGGTAACGCCGAGTGGTGGGACAGCTGCCCTCcttggccacatggtggcgcgaTGGGCGACGCCTGGCCCGAACGCTCACTTCGATTCGGGAGGACCAAGAAGATAAGTGAGATCATCAAACAACGGAAAGTCATGGCCAAGAGGGTGAACGACAAAAGAGGGAGGACGGAAAAATCAGATCAGAACAGAAAGCTCGACCGGAGGCGCGACAAGAAACGGGACAGGAAGTTGTACCCGTTGCGCGGGAGGGCTGTCGGTTCAGACAGCGAGGGGCTCAGCTGTCGCGTCCTGCTCACCCGATTGGAGGAAAGCATCCGTGAACAGGACGCACGCCGACATTTATCCCTCAAACCCAAAAAAGGGAAGAGCGGTGAAAGAAAAGAGGCAAAGTCATTACCAAAAACCAAATCAAAGTCAAGCAGCCCGAGTCGTGGCGAGTGTATTCATGTCCCGCAACCTCGCAAGCGCAGACTGGCCTCTCTCAATGCCGAGGCAGTGAACAGTCTACTGCTTGAAAGACCTTCTGATCCTCAGGCGGCAGCTAAACAGGCCCGGAGGCAGGAAGAGCCCACAAATGGAGGGATATCCCTGGATGCAAATCCAACCAGGAGTGGCGTCCCTGGAGGCCTGAAGGCTAGGCGAGGAAACATCAGTAAAGCCTCCACGTCTCGCAAACTTGAACTGTGCCAAAGCTCTAAGCGGGTCAAGAAGGCCAAAGCCAAGCGAGCAGAGAGCGGGGGGATGAGTCAGGAGAGCCTGGACGCCCCCGCCCCTAGACGACTGGCTGGACTCAACGCCGCAGCCCTGCTGAAGTTAACCAGCTCCTCTGCTACCAGTAAACAGAGAGTAAAGGCTGCACCCACTGCTACTATCACGTCGGACTGCAAGGCTCCCGCTGCGGTTTCAACCCCAAAACAGCTCTCCAGGGTCAAACACAAGGGGCGCTCACAAAAGCAGAAGGGGAAAAAGGTCCCTCCGATGCACAGCGGGTGCACAGCCTGCAAGGAGAAGGCGGACTTTGAGCCCAAAGTGGAGTGGGAGACCGGCAGCTGCACACATCGACTCACCAAACCGGGCTACCAGTCGCGCAGCATGCTAGCGTACCCGCTAAAGCAAGTGaaggaggagcagctggagacCGAACTGAGCCCATACTACTGCTGCCCCCCAGAGGGCTCCGTGGAGTACTGCCACCGCCTGGCCTTCTTCCTGGGCCAGCAGCCCTACGCAGAATCTGACGATCAGCCGCTCAACTCAGCCATGCCCCCTGTGAAGCGCGAGTGCCTCGTAACCTCACCGTCTCTGACGCATTCCCACCCGCACACGGCCCTGACCCTCAGCCCACACCCCTGCCTCTGCACCGCCGACCACTGCTTCTCCAGCTACTACGTCCACATCGCCCACCCGACACACACTGGAACGACGTCGGCGAACCTGGCCTCGCGACCTCTGAACTTTGCCCCCTCCGGTCTGTGCCCTAATCGGATGAGCGGCTCCAAGCTGCTGGGTCCGCGGGTGTCCCACGGCTCGGGGCTGGCCCACCCAGCCTACTGCAACTCGGTGGCTTCGCCCTGTTACGGCGACGCCTGCGGGATCGGCGGCTACACCTACAGAGCCATGCCTCCTGTCGCCAGCAGGGGTTGTTCTTTCAGCACAGGATGCACTGGATGCACACACAGCATCAAAACAG AGGGTTACTCCTCCCCTCAGGGTGACCACAGCCCCTCCCTCCTGGTTCCCCCCTCCCTGCCCATCTCCAGCTGCCCTCTATCCAGTGTGCCCACTTCCACCCAGACTCAACCCCACCTGCTGACCCCCCTGTCGGGGCGCGACCAGCCCCAGGCCAGGTTAAAGCTGGCCACGGAGTGCCCGCAGAGCATTGAGCCCTCCAACGGCTCCCTGTCCATGGGCCGCACGCGGCTGCCCCAGAAACAGCCGTCGCCCTTGCCAAGCCTCAGCAGCACCAAACAAAAGAGAGTCAGCCGCAGACGCGCCACCAACGGCTGGCGGCCTGTTGGAATGCCCACGGAGAGGGATGTCTTTATCGCG GGAGAGGATGAGACGGCCCTGCGGCAGTGTTATGAAGGAGTGGAGAGGGACGGGGAAGTGATACATGTCAGAGACACTGTGCTGCTACGATCGGGCCCCAGGAAGAAATCCCTCCCATATGTCGCCAAGATATCATCGCTGTGGGAGGACCCCAAAACAG GAGAGCTGATGATGAGTCTTTTCTGGTATTACCGACCTGAGCACACACAGGGAGGCCGAGATCCCAGCACACACTGTGAG AATGAGATTTTCGCCTCTCGGCATCAGGATGAAAATAGTGTGGCCTGCATAGAAGACAGATGCTACGTTCTCCCACTAGCCCAGTACTGTAG atTTTGTGCCTTGGTGAAGCGGCGTGCCGAAGGCTCCCCACCCGGCAACGCCAGCATGGTGCCCTGCCGCCCCGACTTCGCCCCCCCTTCCCACCGCTGTGTGCCCACAGACGTCGACCCCGAGCTGGTGTACCTCTGCCGGCACGTCTACGACTTCCGCTTCGGACGCATCCTGAAGAACCTGCAGTAG